The nucleotide window CAAATATCGTGGGCTTGCACACAATATAAAGTTATTAGACGCCAACCGTTTTGCAATCATCGTTGAATCAGGTAGCCGGCCGCTACGAATGGCTACATCAATATTCTCTTCAATAAGATCGACAACGCGTTCGGTCAGCTCAATTTCTACATCAATATCGGGATACAGTGACATAAATTGAGACACAAGAGGCAGTACAACACATTCACCAAACCCTACGGTCATGCTTATTTTCAACTTACCGTTTGGCTTTTCCTGTAAGTCATTAACCGCTCTTTTTGCCGCATCAAACTCAGATACGATACGCTGAGAATACTCATAGTATTTGTACCCAGCTTCGGTTAACCCGGTGTTTCTGGTCGTTTTATTTAAAAGGCGCACACCCAATTCTTGCTCAAGGGCCGCTAGCTGCCTAGAGATAGACGACGGCTGCACATCAAATATTCTACTGGCCTCAGAAATGCTACCCGTCTCTACCACGCAATTGAAGTACAGTAGCCGATTTAGTGAACTCATAATTCCTCGTATGCAACCTTGTAANNATCCGAACGAANACCGTTAACATTTTAGTCCCGCATTGCCTAAAAGACAAAAGTGAATTGCCAAACGGGTAGTTGGTTGCGCAATAGGCATGCGTCAAAATAGCCCCACTAACACGAACGAATCAATCAACCGGCGAATAGAGAGTAAGTACGATGAAAGCGATGATCATTAAAGAA belongs to BD1-7 clade bacterium and includes:
- the dmlR_5 gene encoding HTH-type transcriptional regulator DmlR — encoded protein: MSSLNRLLYFNCVVETGSISEASRIFDVQPSSISRQLAALEQELGVRLLNKTTRNTGLTEAGYKYYEYSQRIVSEFDAAKRAVNDLQEKPNGKLKISMTVGFGECVVLPLVSQFMSLYPDIDVEIELTERVVDLIEENIDVAIRSGRLPDSTMIAKRLASNNFILCASPRYLAVKGTPCAPEDLNDHQCIQYSYTGWKDWFLMSEERTKLIIKKAISVNTVNGQKQLVLNDTGFALMPFWAVKNELADGSIVRVMPEHIFSPYEALSATYAIYLKRDLMSPKTRVFLDFLGENIVDLDI